One region of Cyanobium sp. M30B3 genomic DNA includes:
- a CDS encoding J domain-containing protein: protein MPEDELQQRRTINLKLPAELISRLDALKGEFGLRSRGAIVERLLNELFKPEAAATSDGEAAVADPPSAAGEPSGAFDEQGALVLVSRGGGEEAQVDLALRRDPADSQESDPSRAAGSRPRGIDLPGFVRRQSEQVRRSLQPRPRPGAESLDLLPQIPIELLDQALERVRGHWFELYGQSANEAVLEAAMVWLAQDIWPQSDQSEGRPFSWTLVTEVMASLAPCWQPGPPSFERVMVAAGLLEDPFSGSTLVVRLPTLIRRFVHRFRRRRGASFQTLEHTMTLHGALKLLNLPTTPGHRLTLPQIREAYRELALAHHPDSGGTDEGMRRLNEAYQLLKELYRSPTA, encoded by the coding sequence GTGCCCGAGGATGAACTGCAGCAACGCCGCACGATCAACCTCAAGCTTCCCGCTGAGCTGATCAGTCGCCTGGATGCCCTCAAGGGGGAATTCGGCCTGCGCAGCCGCGGCGCCATCGTGGAGCGGCTTCTCAATGAGCTGTTCAAACCCGAGGCTGCCGCCACCAGCGATGGCGAGGCCGCTGTTGCCGACCCACCGTCCGCCGCGGGTGAACCATCCGGAGCCTTCGACGAGCAGGGTGCCCTGGTGCTCGTGAGCCGGGGCGGCGGTGAGGAAGCCCAAGTGGATCTGGCCCTCCGGCGCGATCCGGCCGATTCCCAGGAGAGCGATCCGAGCCGGGCCGCCGGATCCCGGCCACGCGGAATCGATCTGCCCGGCTTCGTCCGCCGCCAGTCGGAACAGGTGCGGCGCAGCCTCCAGCCCCGACCACGCCCTGGGGCTGAGTCACTGGATCTGCTCCCCCAGATCCCGATCGAGCTGCTCGATCAGGCCCTGGAGCGGGTGAGGGGTCACTGGTTCGAGCTCTATGGCCAGTCAGCCAATGAAGCGGTGCTGGAGGCCGCGATGGTGTGGCTTGCGCAGGACATCTGGCCCCAGAGCGATCAGAGCGAGGGGCGCCCCTTCAGCTGGACGCTGGTGACGGAGGTGATGGCGAGCCTGGCGCCCTGCTGGCAACCCGGCCCCCCCTCCTTCGAGCGGGTGATGGTGGCCGCCGGACTCCTGGAGGATCCCTTCAGTGGCTCCACCCTGGTGGTGCGGCTGCCCACCCTGATCCGCCGCTTCGTGCATCGCTTCCGGCGTCGACGGGGGGCCTCATTCCAGACCCTGGAACACACCATGACCCTGCATGGGGCCCTGAAGCTGCTGAACCTGCCCACCACCCCAGGCCACCGACTCACCCTGCCCCAGATCCGGGAGGCCTACCGGGAGCTGGCCCTGGCCCACCACCCCGATTCGGGCGGCACCGATGAAGGCATGCGTCGGCTGAATGAGGCCTACCAGCTGCTCAAGGAGCTCTACCGCAGCCCCACAGCGTGA
- a CDS encoding allophycocyanin yields MSVVRDLILQADDQLRYPSGGELRSMVDFLNGGSRRLSVVRVLTENEKKIVDEAAKQLFARKPEYVAPGGNAYGQKQRAQCLRDYSWYLRLVTYGVLAGSTELIQKIGLEGAREMYNSLGVPMPGMVEAMRTMKDAAIALLGTDDAALAGPYFDFLIQGMQTST; encoded by the coding sequence ATGAGCGTCGTTCGGGATCTGATTCTTCAGGCAGACGATCAGCTCCGTTACCCCAGTGGCGGTGAACTCCGCTCGATGGTGGATTTCCTCAACGGGGGATCACGGCGGCTTTCGGTGGTGCGGGTGCTCACCGAAAACGAGAAAAAGATCGTCGACGAGGCTGCCAAGCAGCTGTTTGCCCGCAAGCCGGAGTACGTGGCACCCGGCGGCAATGCCTACGGCCAGAAGCAACGGGCCCAGTGCCTGCGCGACTACAGCTGGTATCTGCGGCTCGTGACCTATGGGGTTCTCGCCGGCAGCACCGAACTGATCCAGAAGATCGGCCTGGAGGGTGCCAGAGAGATGTACAACAGTCTTGGTGTGCCGATGCCCGGCATGGTGGAGGCGATGCGCACGATGAAGGATGCGGCCATTGCCCTGCTGGGCACGGACGATGCCGCCCTCGCCGGCCCCTACTTCGACTTTCTGATCCAGGGCATGCAGACCAGCACCTGA